One Malus sylvestris chromosome 14, drMalSylv7.2, whole genome shotgun sequence DNA segment encodes these proteins:
- the LOC126598337 gene encoding uncharacterized protein LOC126598337, with amino-acid sequence MQDHIGIPACFSSGEKLSDDASAVTRSGHSVCMSVYRAKIAGQSRLITITWCKNLLLHGLSVSVEGPDGDQTQQHTCKVELKPWYFWRKQGSKRFVVDEKAVEIFWDLKAAKFNGGTEPKSEYYVAVVCDEEVVLVLGDLKKDAYRKAGFRPALTDPTLVSKKEHIFGKKKFSTKAKFYERGRSHEIAIECKNRGGGGGGGSGSIGSGSTLNGVEPELEIRVDGHLVVHVKHLQWKFRAKFACFKYISIAIVENLVVLTAIFVIGINSIVISD; translated from the exons ATGCAAGACCACATTGGCATTCCTGCTTGCTTCTCATCAGGTGAGAAGTTAAGTGATGATGCTTCGGCTGTGACTAGGTCAGGCCACAGTGTGTGCATGTCAGTGTACAGAGCCAAGATAGCCGGTCAGAGCCGCTTGATCACGATCACATGGTGCAAAAACCTGCTCCTCCACGGCCTGTCGGTGTCCGTGGAGGGTCCGGATGGAGATCAAACCCAGCAGCACACTTGCAAAGTTGAACTCAAGCCGTGGTACTTCTGGAGGAAGCAAGGTTCCAAGCGCTTTGTGGTTGATGAGAAAGCAGTGGAAATCTTCTGGGACCTCAAGGCGGCGAAATTTAACGGCGGGACGGAGCCGAAATCGGAGTACTACGTGGCGGTTGTTTGTGACGAGGAAGTTGTTTTGGTTCTTGGTGATCTCAAAAAAGATGCTTATAGAAAAGCAGGTTTTAGACCTGCCCTGACTGATCCCACTTTGGTTTCCAAAAAGGAGCACATTTTTGGTAAGAAAAAGTTTTCCACAAAAGCTAAGTTTTATGAGAGAGGCAGATCGCATGAAATTGCAATTGAATGCAAAAACAGaggtggtggcggcggcggtggCAGCGGGAGCATTGGGAGTGGAAGTACCCTTAATGGGGTGGAGCCAGAGTTGGAGATTAGGGTTGATGGGCATTTGGTGGTTCATGTGAAGCATCTTCAATGGAAGTTTAGAG CCAAATTTGCCTGCTTCAAGTACATCTCTATCGCCATTGTCGAGAACCTCGTCGTCCTCACCGCCATTTTCGTCATTGGCATCAACTCCATTGTCATCTCAGACTAG
- the LOC126600646 gene encoding 50S ribosomal protein L19, chloroplastic-like, whose amino-acid sequence MLQLTFNRPKVHYWASQVVDIGPFPWSQIGAPNAHEATEVIFVYLPAHKPQFPNGRGFWVLSLGLLSPSKTWSWTHTVKMQSLSASIRLVRRQRVDSSKIAHFRSIGAYQLSGGSGFSSLASDRLASAKKLGDLSGFGSSKSSLFQSVSKFSYRSSAPFTTTSSQTVAPASSCNSNLFKSARLSSFRCAAVSTPFPSRCIATGGNFVQSATQDSGMSVSDVAPCIKFKRLDKTAHHIMQILDKEALEEVKAQREIPDVRPGYMVQLRVEVPDNKRRVSVVKGVVIARRNAGLNTTIRIRRQVAGVGVESLFPLYSPNIKEIKVLDKKKVRRAKLYYVRDKINAFKKQS is encoded by the exons ATGTTACAATTAACGTTTAATAGGCCCAAAGTCCATTACTGGGCCAGTCAGGTTGTTGATATAGGCCCGTTTCCTTGGTCCCAAATCGGAGCCCCAAATGCCCATGAAGCCACTGAGGTCATTTTCGTCTATCTACCCGCACATAAACCCCAATTCCCAAACGGCCGCGGGTTTTGGGTACTGTCACTGGGATTGTTGTCACCGAGCAAGACCTGGAGCTGG ACCCACACCGTAAAAATGCAATCTTTAAGTGCGAGCATCCGATTGGTCCGAAGGCAAAGGGTCGACAGCTCAAAAATTGCTCATTTCAGATCGATTGGAGCTTACCAATTGAGTGGCGGTTCTGGGTTTAGTTCGTTGGCGTCGGATCGTTTGGCCTCTGCCAAGAAATTGGGGGATTTATCGGGTTTTGGGTCTTCGAAGAGTTCCTTGTTTCAGTCAGTTTCCAAGTTTTCGTATCGATCTTCGGCCCCGTTC ACAACAACGAGCTCTCAAACTGTGGCCCCAGCTTCTTCCTGTAATTCCAACTTATTCAAGAGTGCTCGACTAAGCTCTTTTCGATGTGCGGCAGTTTCAACTCCTTTCCCGAGCAGGTGCATTGCAACGGGGGGAAATTTTGTTCAGTCAGCTACTCAAGATTCAGGAATGTCTGTCTCTGATGTAGCTCCTTGCATCAAATTCAAGAGGCTTGATAAAACCGCCCACCACATAATGCAG ATTCTAGACAAGGAAGCTTTAGAGGAAGTGAAGGCGCAGAGAGAAATACCAGATGTTAGGCCTGGTTATATGGTGCAACTCAGAGTG GAAGTACCCGACAACAAGCGACGTGTTTCAGTCGTGAAAGGTGTTGTGATTGCTAGACGTAATGCTGGTCTAAACACTACAATTAGAATCAGGAGGCAAGTGGCTGGAGTCGGGGTTGAATCTCTTTTCCCATT GTATTCGCCTAACATAAAGGAAATTAAGGTGCTGGACAAGAAGAAAGTGCGGAGGGCCAAGCTGTACTATGTCAGGGACAAAATCAATGCATTCAAGAAGCAATCGTAG
- the LOC126600903 gene encoding high-affinity nitrate transporter 3.2-like, producing the protein MASHGILLASLLVLSCLSQTSYGIVLFSSLKDSLFVTASHAENQVLKAGIDKLTVSWGLNQSSEAGTDSTFKTIKVKLCYAPVSQVDRGWRKTVDNLAKDKTCLFKIVESSYTSKSNDSVEWTIERDVPGATYFVRAYAFNAAGQEVAYGQTTNAKKTANLFVVKGISGRHMSLDIASVVFSVFSVLSLAGFFIAEKRRAKSS; encoded by the exons ATGGCATCTCATGGGATTCTGTTGGCTTCACTTCTTGTGCTCTCTTGCTTATCCCAAACCTCCTATGGGATTGtcctcttttcttctctcaaggaTAGTCTCTTTGTTACTGCGTCACACGCAGAAAACCAGG TTCTGAAAGCAGGGATAGACAAGCTCACCGTTTCATGGGGGCTAAACCAGAGCTCCGAAGCCGGCACCGACTCAACCTTCAAGACCATCAAGGTCAAGTTATGCTACGCGCCGGTGAGCCAAGTCGACCGCGGGTGGAGGAAGACCGTCGACAACCTCGCCAAGGACAAGACATGCCTGTTCAAGATCGTCGAAAGTTCGTACACCAGCAAGTCCAACGACAGCGTCGAGTGGACCATCGAGCGCGACGTGCCGGGCGCCACGTACTTCGTACGCGCCTACGCCTTCAATGCCGCGGGTCAGGAGGTGGCGTATGGTCAGACTACGAACGCCAAAAAGACCGCCAACTTGTTTGTGGTGAAGGGAATCAGCGGCCGCCACATGTCGCTTGACATTGCATCGGTTGTCTTCAGTGTTTTCTCGGTTTTGTCCCTGGCTGGTTTCTTTATTGCTGAGAAGAGAAGGGCAAAGTCGTCATAA
- the LOC126600627 gene encoding uncharacterized protein LOC126600627, producing the protein MERRRFGRETRNGGPLLAMQHDIKQQQPVAAEVRRNKPQQVADLTDFMNDMFFGTVKVENKSYNLTGNDTDDEDDDSPRSTTPTTPTSKMTQEWLQEARRIVASSPTRSDSPSRLTAGSPRFAAGPQGQVNPRLSLSSALDRRDAMSRSARRYRAAESFSGEILSKSAKHSRNKSDVPPPDSPTSPASQAEISPASAVHKWFSNILKPNSNPPRAQQPNPPQAQQSNPPQAQQPNPEPAAQTIVPRQPVSRRSRFQNDPSSPRPHGIPIPSRRTFQSPTPLPDAHVLSPPKNLVPSAHRRSISSSTCSIEKSISRPNVIGWPNDAAQNEAQAQDFDLNRFLKVQRTRVEKVLDGQVNSKAKIVLSDTSNSTSTMVAAVCYAWLLENRVKKESKSKGNGEEEEYVVVPVMNVKRGRMWKQREAAWLFHHVGLDATSLLFADEVDLESLMMAGKLNILVVGQDVLTNNGEVGSQCTILTDNYCEDAYDLLESPLLKKLLLAGILLDTQNLKPSLQLSMTRDAEAVQLLLVGLASNYRNSLFDQLTQDQRDDSFLEALRKNYGKPPNESGGESRELVEQKVSERKSTSISRNQPTIQNSDKSPNDARNAKGVSPKLVKPSSSPLKAPSPAKAAPDASRKKNKFFLAQWFGFGPK; encoded by the exons ATGGAAAGGAGAAGATTCGGCAGAGAAACCAGAAACGGGGGGCCGCTTTTAGCCATGCAGCACGATATTAAGCAGCAACAACCGGTTGCCGCAGAGGTCCGCCGTAATAAACCCCAACAAGTGGCGGACCTCACGGACTTCATGAACGACATGTTCTTCGGCACCGTGAAGGTCGAGAACAAGTCGTATAACCTGACTGGAAACGACACGGACGACGAAGATGATGACAGCCCCAGATCCACCACACCCACTACGCCTACTAGCAAAATGACTCAGGAGTGGTTACAAGAGGCGAGGCGTATTGTTGCCTCGTCCCCGACTCGGAGTGACTCGCCCTCTCGACTCACTGCTGGCTCACCACGGTTCGCAGCAGGTCCACAGGGTCAAGTTAACCCAAGATTGTCGCTCTCTTCCGCCCTAGATCGGCGGGACGCAATGTCTAGGTCCGCCAGAAG GTACCGCGCGGCGGAGAGTTTTAGTGGCGAGATTCTATCCAAGTCAGCCAAGCACTCCCGAAACAAGTCTGACGTGCCGCCCCCTGACTCGCCCACATCACCAGCGTCTCAAGCGGAAATTTCGCCGGCTTCTGCGGTGCATAAATGGTTTTCCAACATCCTCAAGCCCAACTCCAATCCCCCTCGGGCCCAACAACCCAATCCCCCTCAGGCCCAACAATCCAATCCCCCTCAGGCCCAACAACCCAATCCTGAGCCTGCAGCCCAAACTATCGTTCCCCGTCAACCGGTGAGCCGCAGGTCGCGGTTCCAAAACGATCCCTCCTCTCCTCGACCGCATGGGATCCCGATCCCTTCTCGACGGACATTCCAAAGCCCAACACCGTTGCCTGACGCCCATGTGCTCTCTCCGCCTAAAAATCTTGTCCCGTCGGCCCATCGTAGGTCCATATCGTCGTCTACTTGTTCCATTGAGAAGAGTATCTCAAGGCCCAATGTAATTGGATGGCCTAATGATGCAGCCCAAAATGAAGCCCAAGCCCAAGACTTTGACCTTAATAGGTTTCTCAAAGTGCAAAGGACTAGGGTTGAGAAAGTCTTGGATGGCCAAGTTAATTCCAAGGCTAAAATCGTACTTTCGGACACCTCGAATA GTACAAGTACAATGGTAGCAGCAGTATGTTATGCATGGTTGCTTGAGAACagggtgaagaaggaaagtAAGAGCAAAGGGAATGGGGAGGAAGAGGAGTATGTGGTGGTTCCAGTGATGAATGTGAAGAGAGGGAGGATGTGGAAACAAAGAGAGGCTGCTTGGCTATTTCACCATGTTGGCCTTGATGCCACCTCATTGCTCTTTGCCGATGAG GTGGACTTGGAGAGTCTAATGATGGCCGGGAAATTAAACATTCTTGTGGTCGGACAAGATGTTCTGACAAACAATGGCGAG GTTGGATCTCAATGCACCATTCTGACAGATAATTACTGTGAAGATGCCTATGATCTACTTGAAAGCCCTTTGCTGAAGAAACTTTTG CTTGCAGGTATTTTGTTAGACACTCAAAATTTGAAGCCGTCCCTTCAACTGTCCATGACAAGAGACGCCGAGGCAGTTCAGTTGCTACTCGTTGGCTTAGCCTCCAATTACCGGAATTCACTTTTTGATCAAT TGACACAGGACCAAAGAGATGATTCCTTTCTTGAAGCTTTGCGGAAAAATTATGGGAAGCCTCCTAATGAAA GTGGGGGTGAGAGCAGAGAACTTGTGGAGCAGAAGGTTTCCGAGCGAAAATCAACCTCTATTTCCCGCAACCAACCCACCATCCAAAACTCAGACAAGAGTCCTAACGATGCAAGAAATGCAAAGGGGGTTTCACCAAAATTAG TTAAACCAAGTTCTTCGCCTCTCAAAGCCCCTTCACCTGCAAAAGCAGCACCTGATGCCTCCCGAAAAAAGAATAAGTTCTTCCTGGCACAGTGGTTTGGTTTTGGACCAAAGTGA
- the LOC126600770 gene encoding manganese-dependent ADP-ribose/CDP-alcohol diphosphatase, which produces MMGSTNGLTSVRGNQPLFSFGVISDVQYADIPDGCSFLGVPRYYRHSIVVLQRAVQRWNDQKKHKFVINFGDIVDGFCPNDQSLNAVRRVVDGFENFNGPVYHMIGNHCLYNLPRNKLIPILNIPSVDGRAYYDFSPAPEFRFVVLDGYDISAIGWPQDNPCTIEALKFLQEKNPNSDKNSPSGLEGLERRFLMFNGAVGKEQLEWLDGILQEATSLQQKVVICCHLPLDPGVSTKEALLWNYDEVMSVIHRYNCVKVCLAGHDHKGGHAVDSHGIHHRVLEAALECPPGTDAYGYIDVYDDKLSLNGTDRMASTDMLFNPQAHLQDKRHQEVSN; this is translated from the coding sequence ATGATGGGCAGCACAAATGGCTTAACAAGCGTGCGGGGGAATCAACCTCTATTTTCGTTTGGGGTAATTTCTGACGTTCAGTATGCTGATATTCCTGATGGCTGCTCTTTCCTTGGTGTTCCACGATACTATCGTCATAGCATTGTTGTATTGCAAAGGGCTGTCCAAAGATGGAATGATCAGAAGAAGCATAAATTTGTGATCAATTTTGGGGACATTGTTGATGGTTTTTGCCCAAACGACCAATCATTGAATGCTGTAAGAAGAGTTGTTGACGGATTTGAGAATTTCAATGGCCCCGTCTATCATATGATTGGTAATCATTGCCTGTACAATCTTCCCCGCAACAAATTAATTCCGATATTGAACATTCCAAGTGTCGATGGTCGTGCCTACTACGACTTTTCACCAGCCCCAGAATTCAGATTTGTTGTTTTGGATGGCTATGATATCAGTGCTATTGGCTGGCCTCAAGATAATCCATGTACAATCGAGGCTTTGAAATTCCTTCAAGAGAAAAATCCAAATTCAGATAAGAACAGTCCGTCTGGACTGGAGGGCCTCGAGAGAAGGTTCCTTATGTTCAACGGAGCTGTTGGAAAGGAACAATTAGAATGGTTAGACGGCATCCTTCAGGAAGCAACAAGTTTGCAACAGAAAGTAGTGATTTGTTGTCATCTGCCTTTAGATCCCGGGGTATCAACCAAAGAAGCACTTTTGTGGAACTACGATGAAGTCATGAGTGTGATACACCGGTACAACTGCGTGAAGGTTTGCCTAGCTGGCCACGACCACAAAGGTGGCCACGCAGTTGATTCCCATGGAATTCACCATAGAGTTCTTGAAGCTGCCCTTGAGTGCCCTCCCGGAACAGATGCTTATGGGTACATAGATGTTTATGATGATAAGCTTTCACTCAATGGTACTGACCGAATGGCGAGCACAGACATGCTATTCAATCCTCAAGCACACTTACAGGATAAACGGCATCAAGAAGTTAGCAACTAA